One genomic window of Methanosarcina acetivorans C2A includes the following:
- a CDS encoding TrmB family transcriptional regulator, with protein MFSPLNPQLIRNLEKLGLTENEAKAYVGVVSLREATAREVHELTNVPRAKIYEVLKVLAKKGYLEIRQGSPTYFRAVDPKQVIGKIKDEFINCAIETLDQLNELSYELPKTSPVWCIQSEWGIKNRIREILSGVKEELIVFSSSLEFFQEFEADLKRLEKTCRLTLIVNDLERFESLPFEFRVPTKEFADFISNIVIDGVRYDEQFFMIADGKESIGVHSAGNTKEAVVIKLPLVCYMQKMIYDRVLEPNFIKKELS; from the coding sequence ATGTTTTCGCCGCTTAATCCTCAGTTAATTCGCAATCTAGAGAAGTTAGGGCTGACTGAAAACGAGGCAAAAGCCTATGTCGGGGTTGTCAGTCTGAGAGAGGCTACAGCCCGGGAAGTCCATGAACTTACGAATGTGCCGAGAGCCAAAATATACGAGGTCCTCAAAGTGCTGGCAAAGAAGGGCTATCTGGAAATCCGCCAGGGCTCTCCAACCTATTTCCGGGCTGTTGACCCCAAGCAGGTAATAGGCAAGATAAAAGACGAATTCATCAACTGTGCAATAGAAACGCTTGACCAGCTCAACGAGTTGAGTTACGAACTTCCTAAAACCTCTCCTGTCTGGTGTATCCAGAGTGAGTGGGGTATTAAAAACAGGATCCGAGAAATTCTCAGCGGGGTCAAGGAAGAGCTGATTGTTTTTTCTTCCAGCCTGGAGTTCTTCCAGGAATTTGAGGCTGACCTTAAAAGATTGGAAAAAACCTGCCGTTTAACCCTTATTGTGAATGACCTTGAGAGGTTCGAATCCCTGCCCTTTGAGTTTAGAGTGCCTACAAAAGAGTTTGCGGACTTCATAAGTAATATTGTAATTGATGGGGTTCGGTACGACGAACAATTCTTTATGATTGCGGATGGAAAGGAATCAATTGGAGTCCACAGTGCGGGAAACACAAAGGAAGCAGTCGTAATCAAGCTTCCACTGGTTTGTTACATGCAGAAAATGATCTATGACAGAGTGCTTGAACCGAATTTTATTAAAAAGGAGCTTTCTTAA
- a CDS encoding ATP-binding cassette domain-containing protein, translating into MIEIESLSRKWKNFSLDNLSLKVESGEYFVILGPTGAGKTLFLELIAGFHVPDSGRILLDGKDVTDLSPEKHDIAFVYQNYSLFPHMNVKKNLEFGMRMKKIKDPKRVLDTARDLKIEHLLDRNPLTLSGGEQQRVALARALVTNPKILLLDEPLSALDPRTQENAREMLSVLHKKNKLTVLHITHDQTEARIMADRIAVVMDGKLIQVGKPEEIFEKPVEGRVASFVGFENVLKGRVISAEQGLLRIRVGEVVIDAAGDMEVGDQVYAFLRPENIALSKSSTQSSIRNSLQGRVTEAWVLGALVRVKVDCGVPLNVLITRRSAEEMELSPGVQIYARFKASSVHVLR; encoded by the coding sequence ATGATAGAGATTGAATCCCTCTCCCGGAAATGGAAGAACTTTTCCCTGGATAACCTTAGCCTGAAAGTTGAATCCGGAGAGTATTTTGTGATCCTCGGCCCTACGGGAGCCGGAAAAACCCTTTTCCTCGAACTGATCGCAGGTTTTCATGTCCCTGATTCGGGAAGGATCCTGCTTGACGGAAAAGATGTAACTGACCTCTCCCCGGAAAAACACGACATTGCTTTCGTGTACCAGAATTATTCGCTTTTTCCTCATATGAACGTGAAAAAGAATCTCGAGTTCGGGATGCGGATGAAAAAAATAAAAGACCCGAAAAGGGTTCTGGATACTGCCCGGGACCTGAAAATCGAGCATCTTCTTGACCGAAACCCCCTGACGCTTTCCGGAGGAGAACAGCAAAGAGTTGCCCTTGCAAGAGCCCTTGTTACCAACCCTAAAATTCTGCTTCTGGACGAACCTCTGAGTGCGCTTGATCCCCGTACGCAGGAAAATGCCAGGGAGATGCTTTCGGTTCTCCATAAAAAAAATAAACTGACTGTGCTGCATATTACTCATGACCAGACTGAAGCCCGCATAATGGCTGACAGGATCGCAGTCGTAATGGACGGAAAACTTATACAGGTAGGGAAGCCTGAAGAGATTTTTGAAAAACCTGTTGAAGGCCGGGTGGCCAGTTTCGTAGGGTTTGAGAATGTGCTGAAAGGCAGGGTTATCTCTGCCGAACAGGGGCTACTCCGGATCAGGGTCGGGGAAGTAGTGATCGATGCTGCAGGGGATATGGAGGTCGGAGACCAGGTCTATGCTTTTCTGAGGCCTGAAAACATAGCTTTAAGTAAAAGCTCCACGCAATCCAGCATCAGAAACTCTCTGCAGGGCAGGGTTACGGAAGCCTGGGTACTTGGAGCTCTTGTGCGGGTGAAAGTCGATTGTGGGGTTCCCCTGAACGTCCTCATAACCCGGCGGTCGGCAGAAGAAATGGAGCTCTCTCCGGGGGTCCAGATCTATGCCCGGTTCAAGGCAAGTTCTGTCCATGTACTCCGTTGA
- a CDS encoding TOBE domain-containing protein, translating to MKAKTKLWFTEDGRTVMGAGRAELLKTIDEEKSLRKACQKLGISYKHAWMMLKKMNEALGEPAVITVRGGKDQGTFLTDLGRKLLAEYDANKKLIYEAVEDETSWENVGFKLSARNKLPGKVLNVEKSGLVSKITIELEPSVLTSVVTEEAVEKLDVKPGDRIYAVIKSTEVMVAKAVREKESVNPGLKKSGPSD from the coding sequence GTGAAAGCGAAAACAAAGCTCTGGTTTACTGAAGATGGAAGAACGGTTATGGGTGCTGGCAGAGCCGAGTTGCTGAAAACAATTGATGAGGAAAAATCCCTTCGGAAAGCCTGCCAGAAACTCGGAATCTCGTACAAGCACGCCTGGATGATGCTTAAAAAAATGAATGAAGCTCTCGGCGAGCCGGCAGTAATTACTGTTCGAGGGGGGAAGGATCAGGGTACCTTCCTGACCGACCTCGGAAGAAAACTGCTGGCTGAATACGACGCGAACAAAAAACTAATTTATGAAGCCGTAGAAGACGAAACCTCCTGGGAAAATGTGGGTTTCAAACTTTCAGCCCGAAACAAGCTTCCAGGAAAAGTACTTAATGTAGAGAAAAGCGGGCTAGTCTCCAAGATCACTATCGAACTGGAACCTTCAGTCCTGACCTCCGTAGTTACGGAAGAGGCAGTGGAAAAGCTTGATGTAAAGCCCGGAGACCGGATTTATGCGGTCATAAAGTCCACTGAGGTAATGGTAGCAAAAGCTGTCAGGGAAAAAGAGTCCGTAAATCCGGGTTTGAAAAAGTCCGGTCCCTCAGACTGA
- a CDS encoding COG1361 S-layer family protein, whose translation MNKNGLFTTITALLILCSAALPVQAAFPENFDISENYYTVYGGPDLTATLVGDNEYSRGDTVTLSINMMNKGAVTGFKSESDVDLGDYTEEMLQQAEMQYEAQAVTAVGILATLKSDDPNVKVKSGPQEAGTLKQGKQSSSPTKFTIEINKNATAGTYPLTLELTYMYQNNVQVGGDDFDSTVGLVTNKEVGIWYENKTQTQTIEVQVKKEPYFEVTEVKGDLYPDEGGLLYVTYKNTGEEPAKDATVRVSAGDPFSTTDDQAYLGTLNPGKNAVAIFDMDVDEDATPKPYSLNSEILYEDVDGHDQVSDSIKINTEVLASEKGLPGYQLGTGVVFMVLAACFVLFRKKQQKD comes from the coding sequence ATGAATAAAAATGGACTTTTTACTACAATCACAGCCCTTCTGATTCTTTGCTCCGCTGCCCTGCCCGTACAGGCAGCTTTTCCCGAGAATTTCGATATCAGTGAGAACTATTACACCGTCTACGGAGGACCTGACCTTACCGCAACACTCGTTGGAGACAACGAATATTCAAGGGGAGATACGGTAACTCTGAGCATTAATATGATGAACAAAGGAGCAGTCACCGGATTTAAATCCGAAAGTGACGTAGACCTGGGAGACTATACAGAGGAGATGCTTCAGCAGGCTGAAATGCAGTACGAAGCACAGGCTGTAACGGCAGTGGGTATCCTTGCAACCCTCAAATCAGACGACCCGAATGTCAAGGTGAAATCCGGACCCCAGGAAGCAGGCACCCTCAAACAGGGCAAGCAGAGCTCAAGCCCGACAAAATTCACCATTGAGATTAACAAGAACGCCACAGCCGGAACTTATCCCTTAACCCTTGAACTTACATATATGTACCAGAACAATGTGCAGGTAGGCGGGGATGATTTTGACAGTACTGTTGGACTTGTGACAAACAAGGAAGTAGGCATCTGGTACGAAAACAAGACCCAGACCCAGACTATAGAGGTACAGGTCAAAAAAGAGCCTTACTTTGAAGTTACTGAAGTGAAAGGAGACCTCTACCCGGATGAAGGCGGACTACTCTATGTTACATACAAGAACACGGGAGAAGAACCTGCAAAGGACGCAACCGTCAGAGTCAGTGCAGGAGATCCCTTCAGTACGACCGATGACCAGGCTTACCTTGGAACCCTGAACCCGGGAAAAAACGCTGTTGCCATTTTTGACATGGATGTGGACGAGGATGCAACCCCCAAACCATATTCCCTTAACAGCGAGATCCTCTATGAAGACGTTGACGGGCACGACCAGGTCTCAGACAGCATAAAGATCAACACCGAAGTCCTTGCTTCCGAAAAAGGTCTTCCGGGATACCAGCTTGGAACCGGTGTTGTATTCATGGTTCTTGCTGCCTGCTTCGTCCTTTTCAGGAAGAAACAGCAGAAGGACTGA
- a CDS encoding transposase, translating into MGKGNIAIDKSMIKTIVDGKIIIPLPKVLVENRYYPMFSIFSPTQCDSCGSKLHVNSHHTRFIISRYGTISLNVTYWLCPTCKKHYHDRVIGVQGSANYSSEYYDTQINVRYDGRCSLHNSRRIGETYTEGVINVCGRAPCPTSLWLYEQKLAKLSKQELLNQGVSFEETLYVDGNWIKNGWKKKLEEFIGTKLTKKEWKKMRYKSVYVVATKEKVILDFEVTERLPTIEALMPLFIRIKNRFPEDKIKKIVSDEDKAIIGAVKMVFPEVTHSFCVFHQLKNVSKRYYEEFSSIEEIPDNDKITYNEISQLILSDTVISAVAHIQKIREFNSDLELSEASHKAISYAEEIFSKNVSFLKKGFTPETDNTMEQIFSLICDIVDKVRSFKTDNGLTNFCYNLFTFFNKRCFSTGKWKGFSPLMRARFQYG; encoded by the coding sequence ATGGGAAAAGGAAACATTGCAATAGATAAATCAATGATAAAAACGATAGTTGACGGCAAAATAATAATTCCTTTGCCAAAAGTTTTGGTTGAAAATCGATACTATCCTATGTTCTCTATATTCTCCCCTACTCAGTGTGATAGTTGTGGAAGTAAATTACATGTTAACTCTCATCACACTCGTTTTATTATATCACGTTACGGCACTATATCTCTCAATGTTACATACTGGCTTTGTCCCACTTGTAAGAAACATTATCATGATCGGGTTATTGGTGTTCAGGGTTCTGCAAATTACAGTTCTGAATATTATGATACACAAATAAATGTCAGATACGATGGACGATGCAGTCTGCACAATTCTCGGCGAATTGGGGAAACATATACAGAAGGAGTAATAAATGTCTGTGGAAGAGCTCCTTGTCCCACTTCATTGTGGTTATATGAACAGAAACTAGCAAAACTTTCAAAGCAAGAACTTTTGAACCAAGGAGTTAGCTTTGAAGAAACATTGTATGTTGATGGGAATTGGATCAAGAATGGATGGAAAAAAAAGCTTGAAGAATTTATTGGAACGAAACTCACAAAGAAAGAATGGAAAAAAATGCGATATAAATCTGTTTACGTTGTTGCTACCAAAGAGAAGGTCATTTTAGATTTTGAAGTAACTGAGAGGTTACCAACAATTGAGGCTCTGATGCCTCTTTTTATACGAATAAAGAACCGATTTCCTGAAGATAAAATCAAAAAGATTGTTTCTGATGAGGATAAAGCGATCATTGGAGCCGTAAAAATGGTCTTTCCTGAAGTGACTCATTCTTTTTGTGTGTTTCATCAATTAAAAAACGTTAGTAAGAGGTATTATGAGGAATTCAGTTCTATTGAAGAGATTCCAGATAACGATAAGATTACCTACAATGAGATATCTCAATTGATACTTTCTGATACGGTTATCAGTGCTGTTGCGCATATTCAGAAGATACGAGAATTTAACTCTGATCTTGAACTTTCTGAAGCGTCTCATAAAGCGATTTCTTATGCCGAAGAGATTTTCAGCAAGAATGTGAGCTTCTTGAAAAAAGGTTTTACACCTGAGACAGATAATACAATGGAACAAATATTTTCTTTGATATGTGATATAGTAGACAAAGTAAGGTCATTCAAAACCGATAATGGACTAACTAATTTTTGTTACAATCTATTTACTTTTTTCAACAAACGGTGTTTCAGCACTGGAAAATGGAAAGGTTTCTCACCTTTAATGAGAGCAAGATTCCAATATGGATAA
- a CDS encoding COG1361 S-layer family protein has translation MIQAPGKTRQKILRKTSIFVLILLIVSTTAFPAFGEDDDETNFIIPDYGYTVDYYRSYGEPVLQASVTGDPELSRGETAALQIKIVNKGVVESFQRLNVNQTWVSDSSEELLAGEEMEEEKECTTAKNINAYLVSETEYIEVESTTNVQNVEELETGHTANLQYTISVDSDTPAGNYVLLLPVSYDYQANVRTATGAVANLGLTDTEYTREYKTKTETLKIPVSIKSEPKLEVAEVKGTLKQGENRVIEVTYTNTRESVAQDTMARIIVMTPLSTEKSIVRLGDIGPGENKTASFEIAATRDATVKNYGIDSEIKYVDEDGETAFSDNLKVHVPLEAAEKKISTTGIAIILIILIALYQIVNMHRKRNKNDDENASGDENE, from the coding sequence ATGATTCAAGCACCCGGAAAAACCAGACAGAAAATACTGAGAAAAACTTCCATATTTGTATTAATCCTGTTAATAGTCTCAACCACTGCATTCCCAGCCTTCGGAGAGGATGATGATGAAACAAACTTCATTATTCCTGACTATGGGTACACCGTAGACTATTACAGGAGTTACGGAGAGCCTGTTCTGCAGGCATCAGTCACAGGAGATCCCGAGTTAAGCAGGGGAGAGACTGCAGCCCTGCAGATCAAAATTGTAAATAAGGGAGTGGTTGAAAGTTTTCAGAGGCTGAACGTAAATCAGACCTGGGTTAGTGATTCCTCTGAAGAGCTGCTTGCAGGGGAGGAGATGGAAGAAGAAAAAGAATGCACAACGGCAAAAAACATCAATGCCTACCTTGTTTCCGAAACAGAGTACATTGAGGTTGAATCCACAACCAATGTCCAGAATGTGGAAGAGCTTGAAACCGGACATACCGCAAACCTCCAATACACCATAAGTGTCGACAGTGATACTCCTGCCGGGAATTATGTACTCCTCCTGCCGGTAAGCTATGACTACCAGGCGAATGTCCGGACTGCAACCGGGGCAGTAGCAAACCTGGGGCTTACGGACACGGAATATACCAGAGAATACAAGACAAAAACAGAGACGCTCAAAATACCCGTTTCCATAAAAAGCGAACCGAAATTAGAGGTGGCAGAGGTTAAAGGCACCCTCAAACAGGGAGAGAATAGAGTCATTGAGGTCACCTATACGAATACAAGAGAAAGTGTAGCACAGGACACAATGGCCCGAATAATCGTGATGACACCCCTGAGCACGGAGAAGTCCATAGTTAGACTCGGCGACATAGGACCCGGAGAGAATAAGACTGCCAGCTTCGAAATCGCTGCAACCAGAGACGCTACCGTAAAAAACTATGGAATAGATAGCGAAATAAAATACGTTGATGAAGACGGAGAAACCGCCTTTTCAGATAACCTGAAAGTACACGTGCCTCTTGAAGCTGCTGAGAAAAAGATCAGCACAACAGGCATAGCAATTATACTGATTATCCTTATCGCCCTTTACCAGATCGTAAATATGCACCGGAAAAGAAACAAGAATGATGATGAGAACGCGTCAGGTGATGAGAATGAATAA
- the wtpA gene encoding tungstate ABC transporter substrate-binding protein WtpA — protein sequence MNVDSRVFRFFLVFLILVVVASPGCVDNQPEPGNTSAGEGEVLTVFHAGSLSVPFEELEAEFEAQHPGVDVQREAAGSAQSVRKITELGKKADVLASADYALIPSLMVPEYADWYAAFARNQMILAYTNESKYGDEINTDNWYEILRRPDVRYGFSNPNDDPAGYRSQMVTQLAESYYNDDMIYDDLMLANTGMTLTTEENGTALIHVPASEEISPNTSKIMLRSMEVELSSALETGEIDYLYIYRSVAEQHGFEYVALPPAIDLSSLEYADNYSKVQVEMVNGEVVTGSPIVYGVTIPNNAENSELATEFVALLLGETGQQIFIENGQPPIVPAIAEGKDSMPEELQALVV from the coding sequence ATGAATGTCGATTCCAGAGTTTTCAGGTTCTTTTTGGTTTTCTTAATCCTTGTAGTGGTTGCCAGCCCTGGCTGCGTTGATAACCAGCCAGAGCCCGGGAATACCTCTGCAGGTGAAGGGGAAGTCCTTACCGTTTTCCATGCGGGAAGTCTGAGTGTACCTTTCGAAGAGCTTGAAGCCGAGTTCGAAGCTCAGCACCCTGGTGTTGATGTTCAGCGGGAAGCTGCAGGCAGTGCACAGAGTGTAAGAAAGATCACCGAACTTGGGAAAAAGGCTGATGTGCTCGCATCTGCAGACTATGCCCTTATTCCGTCCCTGATGGTGCCTGAGTACGCTGACTGGTACGCCGCTTTTGCAAGGAACCAGATGATACTTGCTTACACGAATGAAAGCAAGTACGGTGATGAGATCAATACGGACAACTGGTATGAAATCCTGAGGCGCCCTGATGTCCGATATGGTTTTTCCAACCCCAACGATGACCCTGCAGGCTACAGGTCGCAGATGGTAACCCAGTTAGCCGAGTCCTATTATAATGATGACATGATCTATGATGACCTGATGCTGGCTAATACGGGGATGACTCTTACCACCGAAGAAAACGGGACAGCCCTTATACACGTTCCTGCATCCGAAGAAATATCTCCGAATACCAGTAAAATTATGCTCAGAAGCATGGAAGTCGAACTTTCTTCTGCCCTTGAGACCGGGGAAATAGATTATCTCTACATTTACCGGAGTGTAGCTGAACAGCACGGTTTTGAATATGTGGCACTCCCACCTGCAATTGACCTGAGCTCTCTCGAATATGCTGACAATTATTCAAAGGTGCAGGTTGAAATGGTAAACGGAGAAGTGGTTACCGGCTCTCCTATCGTATACGGGGTGACCATCCCCAACAATGCGGAAAATTCGGAACTTGCTACCGAGTTTGTAGCCCTGCTCCTTGGTGAGACCGGTCAGCAGATTTTCATTGAGAATGGACAGCCACCTATTGTCCCTGCCATTGCCGAAGGAAAGGACTCAATGCCTGAAGAATTGCAGGCCCTTGTAGTATAA
- a CDS encoding ABC transporter permease, giving the protein MKAKNRKTRKFEPLTFVFSFLLLVLFLFIFLTLSNMIFEQITEDFSGLVKAAGNRSVISSIFLSLYAGFLATLLALLLGAPTGYILARFDFPGKRLVESIIDVPVVVPHTVAGIALLTVFGSRGLIGEPLESYIQFRDALPGIVVAMLFVSMPYLANSAREGFKSVDPRLENAARSLGAPLWKAFFFVTLPLSARYLLIGSVMTWARAISEFGAVVILAYYPMVGPTLIYDRFISYGLSASRPIAVLLILVTLSIFLVIRTLSAGWSIYDRD; this is encoded by the coding sequence ATGAAAGCCAAAAACCGAAAAACCCGTAAATTCGAGCCTCTGACTTTCGTCTTCTCCTTTTTATTGCTGGTACTTTTTCTTTTTATTTTCCTGACTCTTTCAAACATGATCTTCGAGCAAATAACGGAGGACTTTTCAGGCCTGGTAAAAGCCGCAGGAAACCGGTCGGTGATCAGTTCGATTTTCCTCTCTCTATATGCGGGTTTTCTTGCAACCCTTCTTGCTCTTCTCCTGGGAGCCCCTACAGGTTACATTCTTGCAAGGTTTGATTTTCCGGGGAAAAGGCTGGTCGAGAGCATAATTGATGTACCGGTTGTAGTCCCGCACACGGTTGCAGGGATCGCCCTCCTCACTGTTTTCGGGTCAAGGGGACTTATCGGCGAGCCCCTTGAATCCTATATCCAGTTTCGCGATGCTCTTCCGGGAATTGTTGTCGCAATGCTTTTCGTGTCCATGCCCTATCTGGCAAATTCTGCAAGGGAAGGCTTCAAAAGTGTGGACCCGAGGCTTGAAAATGCAGCTCGTTCTCTGGGAGCTCCTCTCTGGAAAGCCTTTTTCTTTGTAACCCTCCCGCTTTCGGCAAGGTATCTCTTAATAGGTTCGGTCATGACCTGGGCAAGGGCTATAAGTGAGTTTGGGGCAGTTGTGATTCTTGCCTACTACCCGATGGTAGGACCTACGCTTATCTATGATCGTTTTATTTCTTACGGGCTCTCAGCGTCCAGACCTATAGCCGTACTGCTCATCCTGGTTACGCTTTCTATATTCCTTGTAATAAGAACCCTTTCCGCAGGCTGGAGTATATATGATAGAGATTGA
- a CDS encoding MBL fold metallo-hydrolase, with the protein MNSVKIEGINIQWFGNSGFLLEGNGKKIYIDPYQIGAEPAFDDRADILLITHEHFDHCSPEDIRKVRRSDTTTLIPESCSLEFRGDARRVAEGDVLADGLEIKGVRIDVVPAYNLDKPYHPRELGVGYIVELGGLRIYHAGDCDFFPEMEDIRADIALLPIGGTYTMDEEEAARAAAAISPKVVIPMHYGSEGIDGDPEKFKAFVNSKNPDINVIILDV; encoded by the coding sequence ATGAATAGTGTAAAAATAGAAGGCATTAATATTCAATGGTTCGGAAATTCCGGTTTTCTGCTTGAAGGGAACGGCAAAAAAATCTATATCGACCCGTATCAGATCGGTGCAGAACCGGCTTTTGATGACAGGGCAGATATTCTCCTCATTACGCATGAGCACTTTGACCACTGCAGCCCTGAGGATATACGGAAAGTACGGAGATCGGATACAACCACCCTGATCCCTGAGAGCTGTTCCCTTGAGTTCAGAGGCGATGCCAGAAGGGTTGCCGAAGGGGATGTCCTTGCTGACGGACTTGAGATCAAGGGGGTCCGAATTGATGTTGTTCCGGCCTATAACCTTGATAAGCCCTACCACCCCAGGGAACTTGGAGTCGGGTACATCGTAGAGCTTGGAGGGCTGAGGATTTACCATGCAGGAGACTGTGATTTCTTCCCGGAGATGGAGGATATCAGAGCCGATATAGCTCTTCTGCCAATAGGGGGTACGTATACTATGGATGAGGAAGAAGCCGCCAGAGCAGCTGCAGCTATTTCTCCGAAGGTTGTCATTCCAATGCACTACGGTTCAGAAGGGATCGACGGAGACCCCGAAAAGTTTAAAGCCTTTGTGAACAGCAAGAACCCGGATATTAATGTAATCATTCTTGATGTATAA
- a CDS encoding hydrophobe/amphiphile efflux-3 (HAE3) family transporter, producing the protein MQGAQKIEMASGTETFVGKDSPLYQDYDHLYQKIFQTQSIVVMVEGNEVKNAELMEAVDRLDHQLQSTEGVIETTSPASLIKTVNYQMTGRYVIPETDEEIGAIIDQNPDVFSQLIPDNTHMLISVVMAGSASDTAQEDILHATEDAVSFAEFPPSYNIIVTGDPAFMVNMNAEMNSSMGVLLGLSGIFMVIVLFFVFRHVRWGLLPLPVVLLGIVYTFGAMGYIGIPLSMVSMAAFPILIGVGIDYAIQFHNRLEEELHKNEGKRRAVVETIKNTGPAVLIALGMTGLGFISLFTSSVPMIRDFGKLLLIGIIMCYLSSIFVGVVTVSLFDKYSEKNPLRKVAQRIKPAGLGKKEKLEKKRTGNSKEILLQKTTDLTIRYDIIVLGIAGLLCLGGLYADQSVAIQTDVETFVPQDMPALVDLQHMGDIMGGTDELNLIIKVEDTANPDVLKWMDQFSEHEVEGRKYIYSASSIVSLVKEKNGGTIPDTSQEIEDIYAEIPEAQKERYMYGKNMLLLNFNIGNAVSDIKVTGIQELTDVVKQDMQWMPAPPGTTVTITGNNVVFTEVITALTSGRVAMTFLGLALVLAGLYVVYRDWLKAIVPIIPMFIVIGWSGGVMYYLNIEYTPMTATLGALILGVGSEYAILMMERYFEEKDAGASPMEAIHMTSSKIGTAIIASGATTVFGFLALVASPFPMISNFGKVTVIDVLLALLATFVVFPPLIVLLDTWRDRRRGATTAEKETKKQIQGAEI; encoded by the coding sequence ATGCAGGGTGCACAGAAAATAGAGATGGCTTCAGGGACAGAGACCTTTGTAGGGAAAGACTCCCCTCTCTATCAGGACTATGATCACCTTTATCAAAAAATATTCCAGACACAGTCGATTGTGGTGATGGTAGAGGGGAATGAGGTAAAAAACGCTGAACTGATGGAAGCCGTAGACAGGCTCGACCATCAGCTCCAGTCCACGGAGGGGGTCATAGAGACCACAAGCCCTGCTTCCCTGATTAAAACGGTCAATTACCAGATGACAGGAAGATACGTGATTCCTGAAACCGATGAGGAAATCGGGGCCATAATAGACCAGAACCCTGATGTCTTCAGCCAGCTCATCCCTGACAATACACACATGCTGATCTCGGTGGTTATGGCCGGCTCCGCCAGTGATACTGCACAGGAAGATATCCTTCATGCTACTGAAGATGCAGTTTCATTTGCTGAATTTCCACCTTCTTACAACATTATCGTCACAGGTGATCCGGCTTTCATGGTCAACATGAATGCTGAGATGAATTCAAGTATGGGCGTACTGCTGGGGCTTTCCGGCATTTTCATGGTCATTGTACTGTTTTTCGTATTCAGGCACGTCCGCTGGGGACTTCTTCCTCTGCCGGTGGTTCTCCTGGGGATCGTTTACACCTTCGGAGCCATGGGATACATAGGGATTCCTCTTTCCATGGTTTCCATGGCTGCATTCCCCATCCTCATAGGCGTAGGGATAGACTATGCCATTCAGTTCCACAACAGACTCGAAGAAGAACTGCACAAAAACGAGGGTAAAAGAAGAGCAGTTGTGGAAACCATAAAGAATACCGGACCTGCGGTCTTAATAGCCCTGGGGATGACAGGACTCGGGTTTATTTCGCTTTTTACATCCTCGGTGCCAATGATTCGGGACTTTGGAAAACTGCTCTTGATAGGCATTATTATGTGTTACCTCTCGTCCATATTTGTAGGAGTCGTAACAGTCTCGCTCTTTGACAAATATTCAGAAAAAAATCCTTTGAGGAAAGTTGCTCAGAGGATAAAACCGGCAGGGTTGGGGAAAAAGGAGAAGCTGGAAAAAAAGAGAACAGGAAACAGCAAAGAGATACTTCTCCAGAAAACTACGGACTTGACGATCAGATACGATATTATTGTATTAGGGATTGCGGGCTTGCTCTGTCTTGGGGGTCTTTATGCTGATCAATCCGTAGCTATTCAAACTGATGTCGAGACCTTCGTGCCGCAGGACATGCCTGCCCTTGTAGATCTCCAGCATATGGGAGATATCATGGGCGGAACTGATGAATTAAACCTTATTATCAAGGTTGAAGATACCGCCAACCCGGATGTCCTGAAATGGATGGACCAGTTTTCTGAGCATGAAGTTGAAGGCAGAAAATATATTTACAGCGCATCAAGCATCGTATCCCTGGTAAAGGAAAAGAACGGAGGCACAATTCCCGACACCAGTCAGGAAATAGAAGATATATATGCCGAGATCCCGGAAGCGCAGAAAGAGCGCTACATGTACGGAAAGAACATGCTCCTCCTGAACTTCAACATAGGAAATGCGGTTTCGGATATTAAGGTTACAGGAATCCAGGAACTGACAGATGTTGTCAAGCAGGACATGCAGTGGATGCCAGCCCCTCCGGGCACGACGGTCACGATTACCGGGAATAACGTTGTATTTACGGAGGTCATTACCGCCCTTACCAGCGGGAGAGTAGCGATGACTTTCCTCGGGCTTGCCCTTGTGCTAGCAGGGCTTTATGTAGTTTACAGGGACTGGCTGAAGGCAATAGTCCCTATCATTCCCATGTTCATAGTTATCGGCTGGTCAGGCGGAGTCATGTACTACCTGAACATCGAGTACACACCCATGACAGCAACCCTTGGGGCTCTGATTCTTGGGGTGGGTTCCGAGTATGCCATCCTCATGATGGAACGCTACTTTGAAGAAAAGGATGCAGGAGCAAGTCCTATGGAAGCGATCCATATGACCAGTTCCAAAATAGGAACTGCAATCATTGCCTCAGGAGCCACCACCGTGTTTGGGTTCCTGGCCCTGGTCGCGTCCCCCTTCCCGATGATCAGCAATTTCGGAAAAGTTACGGTCATAGATGTCCTCCTGGCTCTCCTGGCAACCTTTGTGGTCTTCCCGCCGCTTATAGTCCTGCTTGATACCTGGAGAGACAGGAGAAGAGGAGCCACGACGGCAGAAAAAGAGACAAAAAAACAAATTCAGGGGGCAGAAATATGA